Genomic window (Streptomyces sp. SLBN-31):
CAGTACGGCGTTGGGGATGTTCTTGCGTCCCACCTCCTCCAGCGCCGAGGCCACGAACTTGGCGGGGATCGCGAAGACCGCCACATCCACCTCACCGGGAACGTCCGTGACACTCTTGTACGCCTTGCGGCCCAGAATGTCATCGGCCTTGGGGTTCACCGGATGGATCTCCCCGGAGAAACCACCGTCGATGAGGTTGCGCATGACCGAATTACCGATCTTGCCCTGCTCGTTGGACGCGCCGATCACGGCGACCGACGCGGGCTGCATCAACCGCCGCATGGAGGTGAGGATCTCCTCACGCGTGTACTTCCTGCGTGGCGGCGGCTGCTTCTCGGCGAGGATGACGCGGATGTCGGCGGCGACCGCACCCTCCGGTGTGGCGATCACCGGGTTGAGGTCGATCTCGGCGATCTCCGGGAAGTCCGCGGCGAGTTGGGACACCCGCCGGATCTGCTCGGCGATCGCCCACCGGTCCACGGCCGGCGCACCGCGCACCCCGTGCAGGATCTCCGCCGACCGGATCGAGTCCAGCATCGACAGCGACTCGTCCGCGCTCACCGGCGCCAGCCGGAACGTCACGTCCTTGAGCACCTCGACGAGCACCCCGCCGAGCCCGAACGCGACGACCTTGCCGAACGTCGGGTCCGTCACCGCGCCGACGATGACCTCCTGCCCCTGCGGCAGCAACTCCTGGACCTGCACGCCCTCGATGCGCGCGTCCGCGTCGTACGCGCGCGCGTTCTCGACGATCCTGCAGAACGCGGCCCGCACGTCCGTGGCGCCCTCGACACCGACGATCACACCGCCGGCGTCGGTCTTGTGCAGGATGTCCGGCGACACGATCTTCATCACGACCGGCCCGCCGAAGCGCGCCGCGCAGGCGACGGCCTCGTCGACGTCCCGCGCCAACTCCTCGCCGGGTACGGCGATCCCGTACGCGTCGGCGATCACCTTGCCCTCGGGCGCGGTCAGCGCGGTCCGCCCCTCGGCCCGCACAGCGTCGAGGAGCGAGCGCACCCGCAGCTCCCGGTCTTCCGCCATCACGTCAGATCACTCCGTTCGACTTGAGCAGGCGCAGCTCCTCGTCGCCGAGGCCGAGCTCGCCGACGTAGACCTCTTCGTTGTGCTCGCCGAGCAGCGGTGAACTGCTCACCTCGACGGGGGAGTCGGAGAGCTTCAGCGGGCTGCCGACGGTCGTGAACTCGCCGCGCTCGGGGTGCGGGACGGTGACGACCATCTCGTTGGCGACCAGCGACTCGTCCTCGATGATCTCCTTCGTCGACAGGATCGGCCCGCACGGGATGTTGTGCGCGTTGAGCCGCTCCAGCACCTCCCACTTGGGCAGCGTCGAGGACCACTCCTCGATCAGCTGGAACATCTTGTTGAGCTTGGGAAGCCGGGCCTCCGGCGTGGCCCACTCGGGGTCCTCCGCCAGCTCGGGCCGGCCGATCAGCTCACTGACCGGCTTCCAGCCGACGGGCTGCACGATGACGTACACGTAGTCGTTCGGGCCGCCCGGCGCGCACTTGACCGCCCAGCCCGGCTGCCCGCCGCCGGACGCGTTTCCCGAGCGGGGAACCTCGGTGCCGAAGTCGTCGTTGGGATATTCGGCGAGCGGGCCGTGGGCCAGGCGCTGCTGATCGCGCAGCTTCACCCGGCAGAGGTTGAGCACCGCGTGCTGCATGGCCACGTTCACCCGCTGACCGCGCCCGGTGTGCTCGCGCTGGAACAGCGCGGCGAGTATCCCCGCCACGGCGTGGACGCCCGTGCCCGAGTCCCCGATCTGGGCCCCCGTCGCCAGCGGCGGCCCGTCCTCGAAACCGGTGGTCGACATCGACCCGCCCATGGCCTGCGCGACGACCTCGTACGCCTTGAACTTGGTGTACGGGCCGTCCCCGAACCCCTTGATGGAGGCGTACACGATCCGCGGATTGATCTCCTGGATGCGGTCCCAGGTGAAGCCCATCCGGTCGACCGCGCCCGGACCGAAGTTCTCGACCATGACGTCCGAGCGCCGGATCAGCTCGGTGAGGATCTCCTTGCCGCGCTCGGTCTTGGTGTTGAGGGTGATGCTGCGCTTGTTGCAGTTGAGCATCGTGAAGTAGAGGGAGTCGACGTCCGGCAGGTCGCGCAGCTGCTTGCGCGTGATGTCGCCGGTCGGAGCCTCCAGCTTGACGACGTCCGCGCCGAGCCAGGCCAGCAGCTGGGTCGCGGAGGGCCCGGACTGGACGTGCGTCATGTCGAGGACACGGATGCCCTCAAGTGCTGTGCGGGTCACGGGCGTTCACCTCACTTGTACATCGTCTGGTTCATGGTTCCGGGGGCGTACGCGTCCGGGTCGACCCAGACGTTGATCAGTGACGGCTTGCCCGACTCGCGGGCGCGGCGCAGGGCGGGGCCGATGTCGGCGGGGTCACGGACCTCCTCGCCGTAACCGCCCAGCATCTGCGCGAACTTGTCGTAGTGGACGTCGCCGAGGGTGTTGCCGACCCGCTCGCGCTCCTCGCCGTACTTGGCCTTCTGGCCGTAACGGATCTGGTTCATCGAGGAGTTGTTGCCGACGATCCCGACGAAGGGCAGGTCGTAACGGACGAGGGTTTCGAAGTCCCAGCCGGTGAGGGAGAAGGCGCCGTCGCCGAAGAGGGCGACGACCTCCTTGTCGGGCCGCGCCTGCTTGGCCGCGAGCACGAAGGGCACGCCGACGCCGAGGGTGCCGAGCGGGCCCGGGTCCATCCAGTGGCCGGGGGACTTGGGCTGGACCACCTGCCCGGAGAAGGTGACGATGTCGCCGCCGTCGCCGATGTAGACGGAGTCCTCGGTGAGGAAGTCGTTGATCTCGCTGACCAGGCGGTACGGGTGGATCGGCGAGGCGTCCGACTTCAGGCTCGGCAGCCGCTTCTCGAGCGCGGTCTGCTCGGCGGCGCGCAGCTCGTCCAGCCACTCCTTGCGCTTGGCCGCGCCCCCGTTGAGGCGTCCCGAGGCCGCTTCGGTCACCGACTTCAGCACCAGCCCGGCGTCGCCGACGATCCCGAGGTCGATGTCGCGGTTCTTGCCGACGGTGCGGTAGTCGAGGTCGATCTGGACGACCGTCGCGTCCGGGGACAGCCGCTTGCCGTAGCCCATGCGGAAGTCGAAGGGCGTGCCGACGATCACGATGACGTCGGCGCCCGAGAAGGCGTACCGGCGCGAGAGCTGGAAGTGGTGAGGGTCGCCGGGCGGCAGGGTGCCGCGGCCCGCGCCGTTCATGTACGCCGGGATGTTGAGGGTCCGTACCAGCTCGATGGCGGCCTCAGTGCCGCGGGTCGTCCACACCTGGCTGCCCAGCAGGATGGCCGGCTTCTCGGCGTGCACGAGCAGGTCGGCGAGCTTCTCGATCGCCTCGGGGTCGCCGGCCGAGCGGGTCGAGGCACGGTAGGCACCGGCCCTCGGCACCCGCGCCCTGCTCACCGGCACCTTGGCGTCCAGCACGTCGCGCGGGATCTCCAGGAAGGAGGGGCCGGGCGCGCCGTGGTAGCACTCGCGGAACGCCATGGACACCATGTCGGCGGCGCGCGCCGTGTCCGGCACGGCCGCCGCGAACTTGGTGATCGGCGTCATCATGTCGACGTGCGGCAGGTCCTGCAGGGACCCCATCTTGTGCTGGGTGAGGGCTCCTTGTCCGCCGATCAGCAGCATCGGGGACTCCGCGCGGAAGGCGTTGGCGACACCGGTGACGGCGTCGGTCGTGCCCGGTCCTGCGGTGACGACCGCGCAGCCCGGCCTGCCGGTGATGCGGGCGTAGCCGTCGGCGGCGTGGGCGGCGACCTGTTCGTGTCGTACGTCGACGACCTCGATGCCCTCGTCGACGCAGCCGTCGTAGATGTCGATGATGTGGCCGCCGCACAACGTGTAGATGCGGTCGACCCCTTCGGCCTTCAGAGCCTTGGCGACGAGGTGACCGCCGGAAATCACGTCCTGGGTGTCGTCGGGCATGGCGAAGTCCTGTCCCTTCGTAGGGGGTGGGAACGCTCTCGCAGTACATTGCATACAGTCGACGAATACTGTATGAACCTTGTTATCCCGCATCCGGTGGGTGGTGTCCAGGGGGCGTGCGGCACTTTCCAGTCATCGGAGTTCGGCCTCGCGATGACTTCGCAGACAGGAGCCGAGATGGACCTGTACGAACACCAGGCAAGGGAACTCTTCGAAGAACACGGCATCTTGGTACCGAGGGCCCAGGTGACGGACTCGCCCAAGAAGGCCCGTGAGATCGCCCGCGCACTCGGCGGGCGCGTAGTGGTGAAGGCTCAGGTCAAGACGGGCGGGCGGGGCAAGGCCGGCGGCGTGAAGCTCGCCGCGGACCCGGCCGCCGCCGAACTCACGGCACGTCAGATCCTCGGCATGGACATCAAGGGCCACACGGTCGGCACGGTCATGCTGGCCCAACGCGTCGACATCGAGGAGGAGTTCTACGTCTCCTACGTCCTCGACCGGGCCGCGGGCACCTTCCTCGCGATCGCGTCCGCCGAGGGCGGCATGGAGATCGAGGAGGTCGCCGCGAGCAGGCCCGAGGCCGTCGCCCGCATACCCGTCGACCCGGCCGAGGGCGTGACTTCGGCGAAGGCGGCCGAGATCGCCGAAGCCGCGGGACTGCCGGCGCAGACGGTCGACGTCCTCGTACGCCTGTGGGAGGTCCTCGTCCGCGAGGACGCGCTGCTCGTCGAGGTGAACCCGCTCGTGCGCACGAAGGGAGGCCGGATCCTCGCACTCGACGGCAAGGTCACCCTCGACGACAACGCCCGCTTCCGGCAGTCGCGTTGGGGCGCCGACGACGTCGAGCACGGCGACGCGCTGGAGGCGGCGGCCGCCGCGAAGGGCCTCAACTACGTGAAGCTGGACGGCGAGGTCGGCATCATCGGCAACGGCGCGGGACTGGTCATGTCGACCCTGGACGTCGTCGCCGGCTGCGGCGCCCGGCCCGCCAACTTCCTCGACATCGGCGGCGGGGCCTCCGCCCGGATCATGGCCGAAGGGTTGTCCGTCATCCTCTCCGACCCCGACGTGAAGTCGGTGTTCGTCAACGTCTTCGGCGGAATCACCGCCTGTGACGCGGTCGCCGACGGCATCGTGCAGGCGCTCGACACCGTGCGATTGACCAAGCCGCTGGTGGTCCGTCTCGACGGCAACAACGCGGCCCGCGGCCGCGCCATCCTCGACGAGCGCGCCCACCCGCTGGTCCAGCAGGCCACCACCATGGACGGCGCCGCCCGCCGTGCCGCCCGACTCGCCACCACAGCCTGAGGAGACGGACATGGCCATCTATCTCACCAAGGAGAGCAAGGTCCTCGTCCAGGGCATGACCGGCGGCGAGGGCATGAAGCACACCCGGCGCATGCTCGCCGCCGGTACGAACGTCGTCGGCGGCGTCAACCCCCGAAAGGCGGGCGCCACCGTCGACTTCGACGAGCGAACCGTCCCCGTCTTCGGCACGGTCGCCGAGGGCATCCACGCGACCGGCGCCGACGTCACCGTCGCCTTCGTCCCACCGGCCTTCGCGAAAGCGGCCGTTGTCGAGGCGGCCGACGCCGGCATCGGCCTCGCGGTCGTCATCACCGAGGGCATCCCGGTCCACGACTCCGTCGCCTTCACCACGTACGCCAAGGAGAAGGGCACCCGGATCATCGGCCCCAACTGCCCGGGCCTGATCACCCCCGGCCAGTCCAACGCGGGCATCATCCCCGCCGACATCACCAAGCCCGGCCGTATCGGCCTGGTGTCCAAGTCGGGGACCCTCACCTACCAACTCATGTACGAACTCCGCGACATCGGCTTCTCCACCTGTGTCGGCATCGGCGGCGACCCGGTGATGGGCACGACCCATATCGACTGCCTGGCAGCCTTCCAGGACGACCCCGACACCGAACTGATCGTTCTGATCGGCGAGATCGGCGGCGACGCGGAGGAACGCGCGGCCGCCTACGTCCGCGAACACGTCACCAAACCCGTCGTCGGCTACATCGCCGGATTCACCGCACCCGAGGGCAGGACCATGGGCCATGCGGGCGCCATCGTCTCGGGTTCCTCCGGCACCGCGCAGGCGAAGAAGGAGGCCCTGGAGGCGGCCGGGGTGCGTGTGGGCGGCACCCCGACCGAAACGGCGAAACTCGTGCTCGCGCGTCTGGAAGAGCAGCGGTCGGTCACTCATGGTTGACGTGAGCCATACATCTCCCCGCCCCCGACTGTGCACCGAGAGCGGAGCAACCGATGGCATCCACCCTCACCCCCAACACCTCCACCTCCACCCTCACCCTCAAATCAGGCACGTCCTGGGCAGACGCCTGGCAGCGCTGCCTGACCGTCGCCCCGGAGGCCTTCCGGGACGACCGCGTCCTCAACCTGTGGGCCGACACCTGGCAGGCCGACGGCCGGACCCTGCCCGCCACCAGCCCCGTCGACGGCAGTCCCATCGCCGGCCCGCCACGACTCGACGGCCGCACCGCGCACCAGGCGGTCCGCGCCTCCCTCGACCGGCATCGCGCCTGGCGGCACGTACCCCTGGACGAGCGCAGGGCCCGCGTCGCCGCCACCCTCGACGCCCTCACCGAACACCGCGAACTGCTCGCCCTGCTGCTCGTCTGGGAGATCGGCAAGCCCTGGCGGCTCGCGCAGGCGGACGTCGACCGGGCCATCGACGGCGTCCGCTGGTACGTCGACGGCATCGAGCCGATGCTCGCCGGCCGGGCCCCGCTGGACGGCCCGGTGTCCAACATCGCCAGCTGGAACTACCCGATGAGCGTCCTCGTCCACGCCCTGCTCGTGCAGGCGCTGGCGGGCAACACGGTGATCGCCAAGACCCCCAGCGACGGCGGCCTCGCCTGTCTCACCCTGGCCTGCGCGCTCGCCGCCCGCGAGGGAATCCCCGTCACCCTCGTCAGCGGCAGCGGTGGAGAGCTGTCCCAGGCGCTGGTGCGGGCGCCCGAGATCGGCTGCGTCTCCTTCGTCGGCGGCCGCGACACCGGCGCCGCCGTGGCCACCGCCGTCGCCGACCTCGGCAAACGGCACATCCTCGAACAGGAGGGACTCAACACCTGGGGCATCTGGAACCACTCCGACTGGGACGCGCTCGCGGCAGTCGTGCCCAAGCTCTTCGACTACGGCAAGCAGCGCTGCACGGCCTACCCGCGCTTCGTCGTCCAGCGGCAGCTGTTCGACGACTTCCTGGCGGCGTACCTGCCGGCGGTCCGCACACTGCGGGTGGGGCACCCGCTCGCCGTCGAACGCCCGGAGGCCCCCTTCCCCGCGCTCGACTTCGGGCCCGTGATCAACGCGGCCAAGGCCAAGGAGCTGCGCGACCAGGTCGCCGAGGCCATCGACCGCGGCGCCGTGCCGCTGCACCGCGGCCGCGAGAACGACGCCCGCTTCCTGCCCGGCCAGGACACATCGGCGTACGTCCAGCCCGTCACGCTCCTGAACCCGCCGCGGTCCTCGCCGCTGCACCACGCGGAACCGTTCGGCCCGGTCGACACCATCGTCCTGGTCGACACCGAGGCGGAACTGCTGGCCGCGATGAACGCCTCCAACGGCGCGCTCGTCGCCACGCTGTGCACGGACGACCGGGCCACCTTCGACCGGCTGGCCCCGCAGATCCGCGCGTTCAAGGTCGGCCACGGAACGGCCCGCTCCCGCGGCGACCGCGACGAGCTCTTCGGCGGCTTCGGGGCGTCCTGGCGCGGCGCGTTCGTCGGCGGCGAACTCCTCGTACGCGCCGTGACCCGGGGCCCGGCGCACGAACGGCTGCCCGGCAACTTCCCGGACTACCACCTCATGCCCTGACGCACACGGATACGCAGGTGAAACGCACTCCGAAAGCTTGGTATTGTTGTGTCTGTCGCCGCGGGGAACACCTCCTGTCCGGCGACAGACACCTCGTCCGGGTGGCGGAATGGCAGACGCGCTAGCTTGAGGTGCTAGTGCCCTTTATCGGGCGTGGGGGTTCAAGTCCCCCCTCGGACACCAGCTGAGGCCCCTGTTCATCAGGGGTCTTTCGCATTTCCGGAGACCACCGCGGCCGAGCGACGTCCCCTACGCCGCCCGCGGCTGCAGGAAACGCGCCAGCAGGTCGTCCAGGGTCACCATGCCGGTCAGCCGGCCCGTGTCGTCGCGGACCACGGCGAGCGAGGCTCGGTGCGCCCGCATGACGTCGATCGCGTCGGCGACCGTGGTGTCCGCACCCAGCTCCGGCACCGGCCGGGCCATGTCGCGCGCGCTCGCGCTGTGACCCCGGGCGCGGGCCACCAGCGCGTCCCGGGCGTGCACCGAGCCGAGGACGCGATCGCCCTCGCGGACCAGCAGCCGGGTACGGTCGCTGCCGGCCGCCGTGCGCAGCACCTCCTCGGCATCGGCCGCGCCGTCCACCGAGGTGATCCGCGAGGCCGGGACCTGGAGCTCTCCCACCGGGGTCTCGGGCTCGGTCAGCGAGCGGGTGATCAGCCCCGAGTCGGCCTCGCTGATCAGGCCGAGGCGCCGCGACTCCTCGACCAGATGGGTGAGCTGCTCCCGGCCGTGCACCGGGGCCGGCTCGCCGCGCGGGGTGACCCGGCACAGCCGTACCAGCGCGTTGCTGACCTTGTCGAGCAGCGAGATCAGCGGCCTTACGGCCGTCACCAGGGCCCTGAACGACGGCGCGAGCAGCATCGCCGAGCGTTCCGGATGCGCGATCGCCCAGGACTTGGGGGCCATCTCGCCCACGACCATGTGCAGGAACACCACGACGACCATGGCGACGGCGAACGCGATGCCGTAGCTGACCGCGCTCGGCAGGCCCAGCGCGTGCAGCAGTGGGTCCAGCGAGTGCGAGATCGCCGGCTTGGAGACCGACCCCAGGCCCAGGGTGCAGACCGTGATGCCGAGCTGGGCGCCGGCCAGCATCAGCGACAGCTCACGCATGCCGTCCAGGGCAGCCCGCGCGCCGCGCCGCTCCTCGGCGACCGCCTTCTCCACGCGATGCCGCTTGGCGGCGACCAGCGCGAACTCGGCGGCCACGAAGAAGCCACTGCCGATCAGCAGCACGACGGTGACGAAGAGCGCCATCGGGAAACTCAACGCTGCTCCTCCGTCCGCTCCGCCAGCCGCGCGATCCGCACGCGCTCGGGCACGTGCCGGTCCACGGCGCGTACGACGATCACCGCGCGCCCGCCGTCGGGCAGCGCGACCGTGATCCGGTCGCCGACTGCCGGGAAGCGGCCGAGACGGTCCACGACCAGGCCGGCCACCGTGTCGAAGTCGTCCTCTTCGGGCAGCCCGATGCCGGTGGCCTCGGCGACCTCGTCCAGGCGGCGCCCTGCGTCCACCAGCCAGCCGTCGGTTTCGGCGACGGCGAGGTGGATGACCGTGTCCGACTCGTCGGCGATGTCGCCGACCAGTTCCTCGGCGATGTCCTCGTAGGTGACCACGCCCGCCACGCCGCCGTGCTCGTCGAGTACGACCGCGAACTCGTCGTCACGCTCCCGCATCCGCTCGACCGCCTCGGGCAGCGGAAGGGTGTCGGGCAGCAGCAGCGGGCGCCGGGCGAGCTCGCCGGCCGTCGTGGCGGCCAACCGGTCCGCGGGCAGCCGCATCAGCTCGCGCACGCCCAGCACTCCGCCGACGTCGTCGGGGTGCTCGCCGAGCACCGGATGGTGGGAGTGGCCGTACTTGCCGATGAGGTCGACGGCCTCGGACGCGCTCGCGTCCGCGCGGACGAACACGGTGTCGGCGCGCGGCACCATCACCTCGTCCAGCGTGCGCTCGGAGAACCCCAGCGCGTGGTCCAGCAGCTCGGCGGTGCCCTTGGACAGCCGCCCCTGCTCGTGCGACTCGCCGATGAGATGGCCGAGCTCCTCCAGGGTGGCACCGTGGTGCAGCTCCTCGACCGGCTCGATGCCGGTCTCGCGCAGCAGCCGGTTCGCCGCGCCGTCGAAGATCCGTACCACCGGCCCGACGACCTTGAGATACGCCAGCGTCGAGGCGGCCAGCGACTTGGCCAGCCGCTCGGGCACCGCGATGGCGAGATTCTTCGGGGCCAGCTCGCCCAGCACCATCTGCACCACCGTGGCGCCGACGAAGGAGAGCACCACGGACAGGCCGGTGACGGCCGCGCCCGGGACGCCGACGCCGGACAGGGCGGGCCCGAGCAGCGCGGACACGGACGGCTCGGCGATGAAACCGACGACCAGACCGGTCACCGTGATGCCCAGCTGGGCGCCGGACAGCATGAACGACAGCCTCTCGAGCACCTTCAGCGCCCGCGCGGCCCGACGGTCACCGGCCCGCGCCTCACGGGCCAGGGCGAGGCGGTCGGCGGAGACGTAGGCGAACTCCTGGGCCACGAAATAGCCCGTACCGGCGGTCAGCACGAACACGGCCAGCAGGCCCAGGACGGCGTGGGCGGCACTCACCGGCGTGACGGCCGGCAAGGGGCGCCCGGCCGTGTGCCGCGGTCGGGGTCACCGCGGCGGGACGGGCGGGGACTGTGCCCCGGGGGGTCCGTCGGTCTCGCGGACAAAGGGGTGGCTCCTCAGGTTTTCTCGGCGCTTGTCAGGACAACGCCCGGGACCCGGTGCGGGTTCCCGGCACACGGGCCTGCGCCGGAACGGGCAGCCGCTCCCGCGGCTCCCTCCGGAACGCCCACTTCATGTCCGGCTCCACGACGAACCGGAAGACCCGCCGCACAGGCGGTGTGCACAGCAGCGTCACGACGGCTCCGGCTGCCAGCGCGACGGTGACCGCACCGAGCGGGCGGTGGATCCAGCCGGGGGAGTACCAGCCCCAGTACTTGGAGCCCTGGGCGACGAAGCCGTGCAGCAGGTAGCCGTACAGCGTGCCCGCGCCCAGCGCCGTGAACCACAGCCGCCGTCCCGGCACCCAGGACAGGAAGCAGGCGACCAGCACCATCGAGAAACCGAAGGCGGCCAGTGTCATCACCGGCCCGAACCAGGCGGACGCCCCCAGCTCCTGGGCGCTGTCGCGGTGGTAGAACCAGGCCCCGGTCATCCGTGGCTCCGCCCAGTACGACACCGCGAGCGCGCACCCCAGGACCGGCAGGGCCAGCAGCCTCACCGGCCACCGCCGCACCAGCCGGAAGTGCTCCGGCCGCAGACACAGCCCCAGCACGAAGTACGGCAGGAACTGCAGGACCCGCTGCAGGTCGAGGTCGTTGCCGATGGACGGGGAGAGGGTGGCGAGGGCCGCGACGGTCAGCGCGATCGGCAGCGGCCACCGCACGCGCTGCCACAGCGGGGTGGTCAGCCGCCAGACGAACAGCGCGGCCAGGAACCACGTCAGATACAGGGGGTCAAGCAGGCTGATCGGCCGGTCCGGCACCCCGTCGGTCCAGCGGGTGAAAAGGGTGTACGCCGTCTCGAAGACGACGTACGGCACGGCCACTCCCGTCACCAGGCGTCTGACCCGCCCGGGACTCGCGTCGAAACTCCGGGAGAAGTACCCGGAGATGACGATGAACGCCGGCATGTGGAAGGCGTAGACGAAGTTGTAGAGCGCGCTGACGACCCGGCTGTCGTCGCGCAGCGGCTCCCACGCGTGGCCGATCGCCACCAGCACGATCGCCAGGTACTTGGCGTTGTCGAAGTAGGCGTCACGCTGCTTCGCCCGAGCCTCCCGCGCGCCGAGGGGAGAACCCGCCGCCTCGGGCACGGCTTCGCGGGGTGCGGCTTTCGCCGGTGCTACGGCTGTGGTCTGGGGCTGGGACATTACAGCCGCCTCACCGGTTCTGGCGTCCGTAAACCACCCGCAAAGGGTGTCGGCGGGGCTCGCGGGTTGACGGCGAGGCGCGCGGCCCGCGGTGGCAGCCGTCTCCCGACGGGCGCGAACCATCGCACGGCGAGGGGTCGGGCATTGAGTGGGGCAGCGGGGAACGGGGAATGGGGCGGGCGCTGAGCGGGACACCGGGGAATGGGGCGGCCCTTGAGCGGGGCAGCGGGGAAAAGGTGATGCCCGGCGGCTCGCCGGTTCCCTACACTCGCCACGCACCGTGCGTCGACGTGACGCGCGGACCGAGTGACGAGGGGAGACCGGCCGTGCCGTACCGCACCGCTGTCGTCGTCCCCCGCTCGCGGTACGAGGTGATCCTGGTGTCCCCGTCCGTCCGGTGCCCGCTGCGCGGCCGGTACCGGATGCCCGCGACGAGCGTCTGAACCCGCAGGCCCGCCCTGCGGTCCGCCACGTCCGGGAATCGCGCCGCCCCGCTCCACACCACCAGAAAGGCCAACGGGCCGTGCGCACCAACCTCGATGCCCTCACCACCGTCCGCAACCTCGGCATCCTCGCCCACGTCGACGCGGGCAAGACCACCGTCACCGAGCGGATCCTGTACGCCACCGGGACCACGCACCGGCGCGGCGAGGTCCACGACGGCACCACCGTCACCGACTTCGACCCGCAGGAGCGCGACCGCGGCATCACCATCTTCGCCGCGGCCGTCAGCTGCTCCTGGGACGGCCACCGGATCAACCTGATCGACACTCCGGGGCACGTCGACTTCGCCGCCGAGGTGGAACGCTCGCTCCGGGTCCTCGACGGCGCGGTCGCCGTGTTCGACGCGGTGGCCGGCGTGGAGCCGCAGAGCGAGTCGGTGTGGCGGCAGGCCGACCGGCACGGTGTGCCGAGGATCGCGTTCGTCAACAAGCGGCGTCGAGGTCAACGTCGGCCGTCCCGCGGTGAGTCACCGGGAGACCGTGGGCCGCGGGGTGTCCGGTCTGGTCTTCCGGCACGTCAAACAGGACGGCGGGGCGGGCCAGTTCGCCCATGTGGTGCTCGATGTCGAGCCGCTGGCCGAGGGGTTCGAATTCCGTTCGGCCGTTGTGGGCGGGCGAGTGCCGCAGGAGTACGTGCGCGCGGTGGAGGCCGGCTGCCGGGAGGCGCTCGGCGAGGGGCCGCTCGGCGGGCACCCGGTGACCGGGCTTCGCGTCACCCTCACCGACGGGTCGACCCACGTGAAGGACTCCTCGGACACCGCCTTCCGCACCGCGGGCAGGCTGGGCCTGCGCGAGGCCCTGCGCGCCTGCGCGATGGTCCTGCTCGAGCCCGTCGTGGAGGTCACGGTGAGCGTCCCCGAGGACGCCGTCGGCGGTGTCCTCGGCGAC
Coding sequences:
- a CDS encoding acyltransferase family protein encodes the protein MSQPQTTAVAPAKAAPREAVPEAAGSPLGAREARAKQRDAYFDNAKYLAIVLVAIGHAWEPLRDDSRVVSALYNFVYAFHMPAFIVISGYFSRSFDASPGRVRRLVTGVAVPYVVFETAYTLFTRWTDGVPDRPISLLDPLYLTWFLAALFVWRLTTPLWQRVRWPLPIALTVAALATLSPSIGNDLDLQRVLQFLPYFVLGLCLRPEHFRLVRRWPVRLLALPVLGCALAVSYWAEPRMTGAWFYHRDSAQELGASAWFGPVMTLAAFGFSMVLVACFLSWVPGRRLWFTALGAGTLYGYLLHGFVAQGSKYWGWYSPGWIHRPLGAVTVALAAGAVVTLLCTPPVRRVFRFVVEPDMKWAFRREPRERLPVPAQARVPGTRTGSRALS
- a CDS encoding hemolysin family protein encodes the protein MSAAHAVLGLLAVFVLTAGTGYFVAQEFAYVSADRLALAREARAGDRRAARALKVLERLSFMLSGAQLGITVTGLVVGFIAEPSVSALLGPALSGVGVPGAAVTGLSVVLSFVGATVVQMVLGELAPKNLAIAVPERLAKSLAASTLAYLKVVGPVVRIFDGAANRLLRETGIEPVEELHHGATLEELGHLIGESHEQGRLSKGTAELLDHALGFSERTLDEVMVPRADTVFVRADASASEAVDLIGKYGHSHHPVLGEHPDDVGGVLGVRELMRLPADRLAATTAGELARRPLLLPDTLPLPEAVERMRERDDEFAVVLDEHGGVAGVVTYEDIAEELVGDIADESDTVIHLAVAETDGWLVDAGRRLDEVAEATGIGLPEEDDFDTVAGLVVDRLGRFPAVGDRITVALPDGGRAVIVVRAVDRHVPERVRIARLAERTEEQR